In Rhinolophus ferrumequinum isolate MPI-CBG mRhiFer1 chromosome 8, mRhiFer1_v1.p, whole genome shotgun sequence, the DNA window GATTGCTACAGCCTTTAGAAATTTTTACTAACTTTTACAAAACATtcctataattttataaaactgtatgtTGAAATATAAACCAAGCTTTAAGAATTTTGCTTAACTGAATGGGTTGGTGGCTAATGTCAGTTTCAAATAATGAGTTTATTTCTCTAATTCTTTTCAAGGAATTATCTATAGAGTAAGTATGCTAATATTGAATAAGACAGCACGAGTTTTTTCTAACccatcaaaaaggaaaatttatgaatatttaagaagttttaattttcatcctGGAAAAGTATTTCTTCATAAACTAGTATTGGGAATTGAAACTAGTTGTGATGATACAGCAGCTGCTGTGGTGGATGAAACTGGAAATGTTCTGGGAGAAGCAATACATTCCCAAACTGAAGTTCATTTAAAGTAAGTAGACATTATCTTGCTAGTTTCCACTTTTTTGGGAAAAAGTACaatgaaataattcttttgtatttatcatatataaaagtcaaattttacgagctaatttcttcttttgtgcaaAAGCTCTTAATGACTACTGTTGAAAACCTTAAACTGGCCTTTAAGGCTCTCACTTGGCTGAGagattaattttcctaaaatccAATTTTACCCTGTCCTTTCCTTGTTGAAGACTTCTTCCTTAGAATGCTTCTCAAGATTattttgatgatttccttcaTCAAGTAAATCCATAGGAGTTTGTTGTGTACAATTTTGAACAGAGACATTATACCCTTAATCACTACATATTGAGTTCTTATAGTACGCTACATTATAAGAcacacatactttaaaatacttgaCTTACTAATATTTTTAGCTATATAATGATTAATTTGAAAACATGCCTTCAGCTATAACATATGACTTTACTTCCTCTATTTTTCAcaatcttaaaattataaaaagctttttttttatttctttcagaacaGGTGGGATTATTCCTCCAGTAGCTCAACAGcttcacagagaaaatattcAACGAATAGTGCAAGAAGCTCTCTCTGTCAGTAAAGTCTCTCCAAGTGAACTCTCAGCAATTGCAACTACCATAAAACCAGGACTTGCTTTAAGTTTAGGAGTAGGCTTATCATTTAGCTTACAGCTGGttgacaaatttaaaaagcctTTCATTCCCATTCATCATATGGAGGCTCATGCACTTACTATTAGGTTGACAAATAAAGTAGAATTTCCCTTTTTAGTTCTTTTGATTTCTGGAGGTCATTGTCTATTGGCATTAGTTAGAGGAGTTTCGGATTTTCTGCTTCTTGGAAAGTCTTTGGACATCGCACCGGGTGACATGCTCGACAAGGTAATTACttaataatttcttctttcttttttgttaaagtGTCAGTTTCATTCAATTAGATAGTAATAGATGCACTACTACAATTCATCTAAATACTTCTGAATAATATCATATTAGACTGAAAATGTATGTGtactaagacaaaaagaaaaagagtagtCCTTAGTTTATGAAAGATTCTTTCTTACCCATTCCAAATAAAATGATAGGAGATTTACATTAGCACATAAAGGCTCAAATAGTTTGCAGATGCAGTTATGTTTTTAACAAATAGTATAATATTGTGTGCAACAAAGTATTTTGTAAAGTGTAAAGcactgtaaaaatgaaataagaggaTATATAAAGATAACAACAATATTAAAGATGCACAAAATTCTGTGGTTATCACAATTGCTAATACCATCAACagcagatttctttttcctttgttttagaaTCCTACAGAGCCTActgccatatacaaaaatcctGCTGCCAACAGCTGAAATGATTGGAAGAAATAGggcaggtttttatttttgaacttcatCATTGAGCAGTCATTGTTAACTTCAAACCTACTTTCCATTCCCAATAGAAGAGCAAAAGTAGATAGGGAGGCAGTGATTGCCCACTATTGATCAGATTGTTAGAAGGAGCAAGACTGCTTCTATTGACCACCACCTGTAGTCCACATTTGCAAAAGTATAGCATGTTGTATTCatccaggtttttgtttgtttttagtaaaattcatttccttgcatcTTGGTTTCAAAAtgcaattttgtgtttatttttgacaGGTAGCAAGAAGACTTTCCTTAATAAAACATCCAGAGTGCTCCACCATGAGTGGTGGGAAGGCTATAGAACATTTGGCTAAACAAGGAAATAAACTGCATTTTGATTTCAAACCTCCCATGCAACGTGctaaaaattgtgatttttcttttactggaCTTCAGCACATTATTGATAAGACAGtaatgcaaaaggaaaaagaggaaggtaTATTTCTAAATAGTAAAGTTGGACAAATAAGTAATTCTGGGTTGTGTCTAAAAACATCCGCTCCTTTCTACAGGTATTGAGAAGGGGCAAATCCTATCTTCAGCTGCGGACATTGCTGCTGCAGTACAGCACACAACAGCATGTCACATCGCAAAAAGAACACATCGTGCTATTCTGTTTTGCAAGCAAAAAGCCTTGTTATCTCAAAGTAATGCAGTACTGGTAAGTTTTCTCATCTCATCTTGGAATAGTAGTAACACTTTACAGTATGTTACTTGCAAGAGCTTAACTGATCCTGTGCATGGAATGAAAAAGTCTTTATGCCATATGCTAGCCCAGACAGTATAAAATATGCAGAATAAAGACTTAACAGCCATTTCTTGTACAGGTGTGGCAGCTTTATGAATCATCTAGACAGCCTGTGTGCCAAAAAAGTCCAAGGCTGCATCTTCTCATTGAATGTAAAAGAAGGTTTACAATAAGAAATGAAATGCAGTAGCTGgtgtctttatttttagaaaaataggctgattttcttcaaatgtgttcCCTTGATGAAATCCCTTTAATGTGTTTAAACGCCTTGATAAACTTCTTGTTTAACTGTATCTTAAACTTCAttctttagaaaattataaagtgagaaaatatttaaatgatggtAGGTTGACAAAATGGAATTTTACATGAATATCAAAGATAATAGTTTTTTAAGAATTAtgtagtaaaatgaaaaaaatgcttataaGTAAAAACTGCAGTCTAAATTATTGTACtgattgtaattttaaaagtttagaataTACAAAAATGATAGTAATGAATATATGCTGATATTGAAatttttgatgactttttttcttttccaaattttcattatacaaatatatcaCTTGCCCATTATTCATCTAtcaaaatataatgttttcttattgtgTAATGCTGCGGTTTTCCCCAGGTGTAGTTAACAGCTTGGCTCATATCCATATGTGGTATTTGTTAATTTTGGTGTTCTCAATTCCTTCAGGTTGTATCTGGAGGAGTTGCAAGTAACTTATATATCCGAAAAGCTCTGGAAATTGTAGCAAATGCAACACAATGCACTTTGTTGTGTCCTCCTCCCAAACTGTGCACTGACAACGGCATTATGATTGCATGGTAAGCCACtcataattatgtaaatattaattgCTAGTTCATCAtgctaattcttctttaaatcttgggctatttattttattttaatgattcttaTTTAGGAATGGTATTGAAAGATTGCGTGCTGGCTTGGGCATTTTATACGACACAGAAGGCATCCGCTATGAACCAAAGTACGTAGTACCAATCATAATCTTTATGCAAGTTGCATTATCAAAGTCAAAGCCTGGATTTTGCTTTTACATGAGTATGTGAGGTTTTCATTCACATTCTGGTGGTACTTGAAGAAAGGATAcattaatttctttcataaacatAGGAGGTAGATAtcttataagaaatatttttgctaccatatcaaattataaaaaatttgaCAAATCATAGGTTAGAAACAGGCGGTGGGTAAGGATGATGAATTCCTTCATTTGGGATCAGAATGAAAACCATGTCCATGGGCTGGACCTTTGAAATGTCAAGACCATCTCAGCTAGTATGCTGGGAAACCTAAGGAAAATGTGCAAAAAGGATTTGGGTATGAGACTGGGTTGTGTATGTGCTCTTCTACCCGCAGCTGAGAAATGGCCAAAAGATAGCTGTTTCTGCAAGCCTTATTTCATCTCACAAATCAAAGTTCCAAAGAATAGCATAGTTTTTCAATTGATTATCAAATTCTGGTCTAAGTTAATGCTggaatagtaaaaatattaaaagtaaaggaTGATTATTATGTTTCATAAtctaataattctatttttaacattttttcatctgatgttttaaaatttttcagcgTTGTAGTCCATAACTGGCGCTACAAGAACCACAGACTCTTATGGCTGATTATAAATAAACAGAGTTTAGTTTGTAGTGGCAGAAGAAACCCCCCCATGTTGATGTTGATGACCTAGCCTTTGGTAGAATATATTGTCTAATCCAGTGGTGCCTTCTTTTTGGCAGTGTTGAGGCTGGAGAGGATGGCTTTTTCTAAGCTGGGGTACAGTTGAAGCATTAGATCGGGTAACACAGTAAAAAAGCAGAAATCTGaggtcaaaaatatttactgaggaaaaacaaagagcaTAGAACCTAAGACCTCTCCTGCTCACAGTGACAAAGGAAGGTAGAAAAGGAATAAACCAGATTTTGAAACCTCAGAGAAGAATCAGTAGAAACCTGGGGAATTTCTAAAGTAGGAATGAATTCAGGCTTGACTTTATCTGtatgataaattattttcaccCTTTTAGCTTTGTAgagaattataagacattttttgttatttctctattttaagtttttaattatttacactATTTGAGAGCAgtagaattttctttgaaaacatgtcAATCCCCAAAGTCATCGAGttgtatattaaatatgtatagctTTTTACATGTTAAATATACCtcaaagtggttaaaaaaaaaatctccaaatttaGATTTATTAATGGAACTAGACTTTTTTCACCCAttattttggtttgatttttcacTGTATTTGTATCTATTCAAGAACTATCATGATATACAATTAATTATACATTAGATTCATAAATTGTTAGGGTTCTAAGTAAATAGTCTGCAAAACTAGTGACAGATCAGGAAGCAAATGCTTGAAATAATGTGATTTGTCTGATTATGATGCAGATGTCCTCTTGGAATAGATATATCTAAAGAAGTTGGAGAAGCTGCCATAAAAGTACCACGATTAAAAATGGAgatttgatttttgcttttcaaaaaatgcCTAAAGGTAGTATTTCAACCAAAAAAATtcagtgttgatttttttctttttgtatatcaAATTGTAGGACATATATAATATTGTTCatcaagattttcttttgttattcctTTTCTTATGTTTGATGTTTTACCTGTTCTTCTGAGAGACTGTAATAGTATGTTAATAGTCTTAGAAGggaatataaatttgtttatCAAAAACCAAAGTAAAACATCTTATAGGGGAAAGAATGTACTGATGTTGACAGGTAGAAAAACAAACCTGTAAGGAGAAATACAGTGATTCTGCTAAATCTTGGCCCAGTATTATACAGGCCTAgatcttttccccctttctcatTGCAGGGTAATAgaagctttttgttgttgttgttggcttCTGCTAAAACATTAGTCTGACTTTTCCAATGCAAGAGCAATTTTAGAAAGGGAGCCAGGTCAAGATCATGTCAAATCAATGCATTCTTAATCAAGACCAAAGGTGACTTTCTCCAACAGAATgtacattattaattataaaaatataggtaTCTTCTCCAGAGCAAATGGAATGTCTGCATTTCTTAAAACCCATCtgagattttaagaaatataacatGCAAGTACtttctcattttgtattttactttttagttgaccacatatatttatatgtattatattagaaattatatgtaattgactaaaatacaagatgaaaaggcttatgtttttgttttgcattatttCCTTTGAATCTGAAACATTGTACTGCAGGTATCATAAATTTatcacttcttttatttctttttgcctccATTAAAGGAACTTTGAATATAAGGACAATGTTACTGtctgtttaatttcttttgagagattttacCAGTAGAGATTTGTATTATGTCATCCATACAGGAGCAAGTTTCTAACTTTCTAGTCAGTCAGTGACTTGCTTTATTAAGAAACTAGGAAGTAAGGATAAAAATCTAGAATGAaaagatttcttattttaatccTGCCTTAAGGTGTCCTCCCTTTTGGGAAATTCCATAagtaattcttttctttagaatcataGAGTTTTGTTTCATGATCATCCATTTTATcctggaaatagaaaatataatttatatgagGGAACATACACAAACAGCCAATATTTATAGAGCTTTGCATTATTTGATGTTGAGGTATAGATATggtttgtaaatataatttaaaagaaacaataatttgtGAATCACATTTTACATTTGGATTTGTGTTCTGTATTATGTGGATCTGAATTCAAAGAgaagaattattttctgtggCTATTACAATCAGAGTATACATAAACTATGGAAGAAAATTGACCAAAATTTCTTCCCACTATCACAAATATTGTAAAATAGGGATATCTATaatctaagtttttaaaatttcaaagtatcAATATTGTTCCAGGTACTACAAGCACACATGTTAAAATTGGGTTCATGATATAAATAAGGGAaactacagataaagaaaatgagcaaattcTGGAAGCATTGCATATCTTTAGGCCTTTCAATACTTAGCTataaggaatgaaggaaggaagggaaagaagaaagagaaagatggtaaggaaaaggaaaaggagaaatactgAACTCTATATAGTGGCAAGCATATGTGCCAAAGTTAGCTTATAGTACAGGTAAGACGCAAGCAATTTGCTGAAACGCTCTGTATCTTAAGGCCTTTCTTATcttatatataatgttaaaaaataacaagaaaatgcagggtaataaaaataatctttacagGGGGGCTGTACTTTAGGAGAACTACCGTAAGTACTAGGAGTCATAGGATGGTATGGCTAGGCCAAGATACTCAGGGAATGTCTATGTTATTGAATACAAAGAAACCCTAATTCTCAACCCTGAAAATACTCTTAAAATATAGTCTTTAGCCCATCAGAAGCTAGTTGAAAAGCTCAAAATTTGCTGTcaagaggctttttttttaatttacagaggCTTAATATTTCCATTGATATGAATTCTTATGCTTAATGGTACTGAATAAATGACACAGTTTCTTATCATTTGAACTGTGTATccctttttaatataaaatataccattcCTCCCTCACAATTCCTATGTTTTAGTCCATCTACCAGAAAGTTGTGACTTGGAGCAATTAAGAGAATTTAGAATTGAATTTGAAGATTAAAGAGGTCTCCTGTTGTACAGTGGTTAAGAGCTTAGGCTTTGGACTCTGGCACATAGTCCTAAGTACACGTAGctgccatcatcaccatcactgttGTGTTAAGGCATGTTGCAGAAATTAACtgctaattaaaatatatgttcagTGCAGCCCAGGTAAACCATATGAAGACACTGAGCAACATGGATAGAGAAAAAGGGACTTTAAAGGACACAGGGAAGCCCAGCTTGCTTTTGTATAAAATCTCTCTGCTGCTGTAAAACAGGAAAAGCAGACATACATCAAAACTCCCATCTACTGGAAACATCATGTGATTCTAAGCCACAAAGAGTATCACCCTTTCCAAGCGCAAACCAAAGGTACTCAATACATTTGGAGAATGGTCAACACTGATTGCCACATTTTTTAGGCATACTTTTGTACTTGATGGGTAatgaattcagattttttaaaattaaatgttttaaaagagtaCATTTTAGGTTTTGGAACCCTCATGCGTTTTTTTAGTGTTTATCAGCAAATATCTCAATGTATTACAGAGTACTAATATGTGGGCTACTTTGAATCCGGGCTTTTTAGCCCAGcataccaattaaaaaaatatttctaacaattgatacatacatatactaaTTATGCCACTCGTGTCAGTTGCtatgtattaataattttaagCACAGGTATTCTATTTCAGAAAATTCTACTTATTTTTTGAAACCATAACtctgatttgattttaatttaaggGAAATCTGTTAAATATCAAGAACTTCCATTAAGAAAGATTATACTCAGTTATGtcgtgtattttaccacaattaaaaacaaaaatgtaacacGATTGCTCAGGAATCCTTTCACGCTAAAATGCTTTTATTGACCTTCTGCAGACTCCGAATTAGCTTTCTGGACATGTTTCCCAAGTTCGTTCAAAAACACTGTTCTTGGTCTTGATACTTTTATGATATCTGATGAAGTtgcagatgaaaaggaaaaaatattatggGAAACAGTGGCCTTTTTAGTTGTTTTGAAGAGTCCCATGAAGTTAGTTACAGGAGACATTAAAGTCAAAGAATCTCTTGGTTGAATTttaggttttaattttcttctgtgatctttccctgaaaattagaGAACCACAATTAAATGTCTCATAAGAACCCTAGGCATAGTCTCATTGCCTTCAGTTCTGTATAGTTCTATTTTCTTTACATCACTAAAACATATTAAGAGAACAGATCAGTAGCATCCAGACTTGTAGGGGTGCAAAAATCTTTGGGGACCAATACATGGTTGCCAACTTTTTAGTATGCCAAGTTGCTACTAATACAAGAACAAATGCCAAccatcattaaatattttgtaaaagaagGGATATTTTAACACCAAAAGAAAGTGTAAAAGGCATTATCTCAAAATGACAGACTTTACATTGAATGAAATTAACTTTATCGG includes these proteins:
- the OSGEPL1 gene encoding tRNA N6-adenosine threonylcarbamoyltransferase, mitochondrial, translating into MLILNKTARVFSNPSKRKIYEYLRSFNFHPGKVFLHKLVLGIETSCDDTAAAVVDETGNVLGEAIHSQTEVHLKTGGIIPPVAQQLHRENIQRIVQEALSVSKVSPSELSAIATTIKPGLALSLGVGLSFSLQLVDKFKKPFIPIHHMEAHALTIRLTNKVEFPFLVLLISGGHCLLALVRGVSDFLLLGKSLDIAPGDMLDKVARRLSLIKHPECSTMSGGKAIEHLAKQGNKLHFDFKPPMQRAKNCDFSFTGLQHIIDKTVMQKEKEEGIEKGQILSSAADIAAAVQHTTACHIAKRTHRAILFCKQKALLSQSNAVLVVSGGVASNLYIRKALEIVANATQCTLLCPPPKLCTDNGIMIAWNGIERLRAGLGILYDTEGIRYEPKCPLGIDISKEVGEAAIKVPRLKMEI